From one Longimicrobiaceae bacterium genomic stretch:
- a CDS encoding endonuclease/exonuclease/phosphatase family protein, with amino-acid sequence MRSVLQWMLVSAGVLMAGGTALGFSRSPHWFVRGWDFPRAQIASIAGLAGLLYYAFFFQGRAWEWVFLSAVALTVAWQCIKIRPFTPLASVQVERADHARVQRREDATLRLLICNVLMENRDHARFLRTVRKHDPDVVLALETDAAWVRALEPLARTHPHTVLQPQDNHYGLALFSRLPLVEPHVRFIVQDDIPSVHTGITLRSGDRIVLHGLHPRPPEPIGDQDSTPRDAELVLVGREIGEGEEVPTVVAGDLNDVAWSPTSELFLRLSGLLDPRVGRGLFNSYNANNPLFRFPLDHVFHSGHFQLVELRRLEAVGSDHFPLLIRLLYAPEARQEQPETPRKPGDLEDAEERVQEEMEAARTGDDRPSRE; translated from the coding sequence ATGCGCAGTGTTCTGCAGTGGATGCTGGTCTCCGCCGGTGTGCTGATGGCGGGCGGAACGGCGCTCGGCTTCAGCCGCAGCCCGCACTGGTTCGTCCGCGGGTGGGACTTCCCGCGCGCGCAGATCGCCTCGATCGCGGGACTCGCGGGCCTGCTGTACTACGCGTTCTTCTTCCAGGGGCGCGCGTGGGAGTGGGTGTTCCTGTCCGCGGTCGCGCTGACCGTCGCCTGGCAGTGCATCAAGATCCGCCCCTTCACCCCCCTGGCGTCCGTGCAGGTGGAGCGCGCCGACCACGCCCGAGTCCAGCGGCGGGAGGACGCCACGCTCCGGCTGCTGATCTGCAACGTGCTGATGGAGAACCGGGACCACGCCCGCTTCCTGCGCACCGTGCGGAAGCACGACCCGGACGTGGTCCTGGCCCTGGAGACCGACGCCGCCTGGGTCCGCGCGCTGGAGCCGCTCGCCCGGACGCACCCTCACACCGTGCTGCAGCCGCAGGACAACCACTACGGGCTGGCGCTCTTCTCCCGGCTCCCCCTGGTGGAGCCGCACGTGCGCTTCATCGTTCAGGACGACATCCCCTCCGTCCACACCGGGATCACGCTCCGCAGCGGTGACCGGATCGTGCTGCACGGCCTGCACCCGCGGCCGCCCGAGCCGATCGGCGACCAGGATTCCACCCCGCGCGACGCCGAGCTGGTGCTGGTGGGGCGGGAGATCGGCGAAGGCGAGGAGGTGCCGACGGTGGTGGCGGGCGACCTCAACGACGTGGCGTGGTCGCCCACCAGCGAGCTCTTCCTCCGGCTGAGCGGGCTCCTGGACCCGCGGGTGGGGCGGGGGCTCTTCAACAGCTACAACGCCAACAACCCGCTCTTCCGCTTCCCGCTGGACCACGTCTTCCACTCCGGCCACTTCCAGCTCGTCGAGCTGCGCCGGCTGGAGGCGGTCGGCTCCGACCACTTCCCGCTCCTGATCCGGCTGCTCTACGCACCCGAAGCCCGGCAGGAGCAGCCGGAGACCCCGCGGAAACCCGGCGATTTGGAGGACGCGGAGGAGCGGGTCCAGGAGGAGATGGAGGCCGCCCGCACCGGCGACGACCGGCCGTCGCGCGAATGA
- a CDS encoding DUF3667 domain-containing protein, protein MLRIRRIRFPVPFAVATASSAEPPVAHGAPCVNCACETPGRYCPRCGQERRNRLVSLPALAADFLEDEMALSSRLPVTVLFLLARPGFLTREYLRGRIVRYIRPLKLYLGTSVIFFLLVSVLDSDWLNVGLDEPGASAPAPAPAGAEEAPVVAADASPAAAVEGGAPGPGEKSWVDEIEVSVPNPLLKHLLEEKRAHFRRMTPGEAFREVMKEFREHVPTMMFVLLPVFALLLKLLYARRGRLYVEHFVFALHLHAFAFATFGVMLLARNSTVVGVLVLWVLLYTFLAMRRVYGQSLLKTGVKYLALGWTYSLVMTVAAAITAVITVLLV, encoded by the coding sequence ATGCTCCGCATCCGGAGAATCCGCTTCCCCGTCCCGTTCGCCGTTGCCACCGCCAGCTCCGCGGAGCCGCCGGTCGCGCACGGGGCCCCCTGCGTCAACTGCGCGTGCGAGACCCCGGGCCGCTACTGCCCCCGATGCGGGCAGGAGCGCCGCAACCGGCTGGTCTCCCTGCCCGCCCTGGCGGCGGACTTCCTGGAGGACGAGATGGCGCTCAGCTCGCGCCTCCCGGTCACCGTCCTCTTCCTGCTCGCCCGCCCCGGGTTCCTGACGCGGGAGTACCTGCGCGGCCGCATCGTCCGCTACATCCGCCCGCTGAAGCTGTACCTGGGCACGAGCGTGATCTTCTTCCTGCTCGTCTCCGTGCTCGACTCGGACTGGCTCAACGTGGGACTGGACGAGCCCGGGGCCTCCGCCCCGGCCCCCGCTCCCGCCGGGGCGGAGGAGGCGCCGGTGGTGGCGGCGGACGCGAGCCCGGCGGCGGCGGTGGAGGGGGGGGCGCCTGGGCCCGGAGAGAAGTCCTGGGTGGACGAGATCGAGGTCAGCGTGCCCAACCCGCTGCTGAAGCACCTGCTGGAAGAGAAGCGGGCGCACTTCCGCCGCATGACGCCGGGGGAGGCGTTCCGCGAGGTGATGAAGGAGTTCCGGGAGCACGTCCCCACCATGATGTTCGTGCTCCTCCCGGTCTTCGCGCTGCTACTCAAGCTGCTTTACGCCCGGCGGGGGAGGCTGTACGTGGAGCACTTCGTCTTCGCCCTGCACCTGCACGCCTTCGCCTTCGCGACGTTCGGGGTGATGCTCCTGGCGCGCAACTCCACCGTCGTCGGGGTGCTCGTCCTCTGGGTGCTGCTCTACACCTTCCTGGCGATGCGGCGCGTGTACGGGCAGTCGCTGCTGAAGACCGGGGTCAAGTACCTGGCCCTGGGGTGGACGTACTCGCTGGTGATGACGGTCGCCGCCGCCATCACCGCCGTCATCACGGTGCTCCTGGTCTGA
- the nhaA gene encoding Na+/H+ antiporter NhaA, translated as MASAPLLVSSGPRTPIERILTPFQRFARVESSGGIVLILCTLIALVLANSPLAESYHHLWETDLEIGWANYEFHLTFHHFINDGLMAVFFFLVGLEIKREVLVGELASVKRAALPIAAAVGGMVVPALVYAALNAGGPGASGWGIPMATDIAFALGVLALLGPRAPLALKVFLAALAIVDDIGAVLVIAFFYTAGVSWTALLAAAAFLAAMVAANRLGVRTPLVYLLLGIGLWAAFLASGIHATVAGVLSAMAIPARNRIDTAEFLDRGRHLMEEFDAAGVEGADVLTNHGQQTVIQAIESTCEAAQSPLQRIEHDLQPWVAFIIIPLFALANAGVHLSGNVAEAFAHPVTLGVILGLVVGKPIGITLFSWAAVRAGLATRPEGITWRALHGVSWLGGIGFTMSLFIATLAFPTGAMVDEAKMGILAASLVAGIVGWLLLRPVQAPAAEPEPAPAAGLT; from the coding sequence ATGGCAAGCGCACCGTTGTTGGTTTCCAGCGGGCCGAGGACGCCCATCGAGCGGATCCTCACCCCCTTCCAGCGCTTCGCGCGCGTCGAGTCTTCCGGCGGGATCGTCCTGATCCTCTGCACGCTGATCGCCTTGGTCCTGGCCAACTCCCCGCTGGCGGAGAGCTACCATCACCTGTGGGAGACGGACCTGGAGATCGGCTGGGCGAACTACGAGTTCCACCTCACCTTCCACCACTTCATCAACGACGGCTTGATGGCCGTCTTCTTCTTCCTGGTGGGGCTGGAGATCAAGCGCGAGGTGCTGGTGGGGGAGCTGGCGTCGGTGAAGCGCGCCGCCCTCCCCATCGCCGCCGCGGTGGGCGGCATGGTGGTCCCCGCGCTCGTCTACGCGGCGCTCAACGCGGGCGGGCCGGGAGCGTCCGGGTGGGGGATCCCCATGGCCACCGACATCGCCTTCGCGCTGGGGGTGCTGGCGCTGCTGGGGCCGCGGGCCCCGCTGGCGCTCAAGGTGTTCCTGGCCGCGCTCGCCATCGTGGACGACATCGGGGCGGTGCTGGTGATCGCCTTCTTCTACACGGCCGGCGTCTCCTGGACGGCGCTGCTCGCCGCCGCGGCCTTCCTGGCGGCGATGGTGGCGGCGAACCGGCTGGGGGTGCGCACCCCGCTGGTGTACCTCCTCCTGGGGATCGGCCTCTGGGCCGCCTTCCTGGCCTCGGGGATCCACGCCACGGTGGCCGGGGTCCTCTCGGCCATGGCGATCCCGGCGCGCAACCGGATCGACACGGCGGAGTTCCTGGACCGCGGCCGCCACCTGATGGAGGAGTTCGACGCGGCCGGCGTGGAGGGGGCCGACGTCCTCACCAACCACGGCCAGCAGACGGTGATCCAGGCCATCGAGAGCACCTGCGAGGCGGCGCAGTCTCCGCTGCAGCGGATCGAGCACGACCTCCAGCCCTGGGTGGCGTTCATCATCATCCCCCTCTTCGCCCTGGCCAACGCGGGGGTCCACCTCTCCGGGAACGTGGCGGAGGCGTTCGCCCACCCCGTGACGCTGGGCGTCATCCTGGGCCTGGTGGTCGGGAAGCCCATCGGGATCACGCTCTTCTCCTGGGCGGCGGTGCGTGCCGGGCTGGCGACGAGGCCGGAGGGGATCACCTGGCGCGCGCTGCACGGGGTGAGCTGGCTGGGGGGGATCGGCTTCACCATGTCGCTCTTCATCGCCACGCTCGCCTTCCCCACCGGCGCGATGGTGGACGAGGCGAAGATGGGGATTCTCGCCGCTTCGCTCGTGGCGGGGATCGTCGGATGGCTCCTCCTCCGCCCGGTGCAGGCCCCCGCCGCGGAGCCGGAGCCCGCACCGGCCGCGGGCCTGACGTAG